In Salvelinus fontinalis isolate EN_2023a chromosome 25, ASM2944872v1, whole genome shotgun sequence, one genomic interval encodes:
- the LOC129823068 gene encoding activin receptor type-2B-like, with product MFASWLTFALLLGTFCAGPSHGEVDTRECLFYNVNYEIEKTNQSGVERCEGEKDKRLHCYASWRNNSGTIELVKKGCWLDDFNCYDRQECVATEENPQVFFCCCEGNFCNERFTHLPDVNGPMIKPPPPTPTLLNVLVYSLLPITMLSMALLLAFWMYRHHKPPYGHVDINEDPGLVPPPSPLVGLKPLQLLEIKARGRFGCVWKAQMMNEYVAVKVFPIQDKQSWMNERDVFLTPGMKHENLLRYIAAEKRGTNLEMELWLISEFHQRGSLTDYLKGNAISWTELCHISETMACGLAYLHEDVPRYKGEGPKPAIAHRDFKSKNVMLRTDLTAIIGDFGLAVRFEPGKPPGDTHGQVGTRRYMAPEVLEGAINFQRDAFLRIDMYSMGLVLWELVSRCKAADDPVDEYMLPFEEEIGQHPSLEDLQDVVVHKKMRPVFKDCWLKHAGLESMCETIEECWDHDAEARLSAGCVEERISQIRRLTSPPTSDCLVSMVTSVTNVDLPPKESSI from the exons gACCAAGCCATGGCGAGGTGGACACACGGGAGTGCTTGTTCTATAACGTGAACTATGAGATCGAGAAGACCAACCAGAGCGGGGTAGAGCGCTGCGAGGGTGAGAAGGACAAGAGGTTGCACTGCTACGCCTCATGGCGCAACAACTCTGGTACCATCGAGCTGGTGAAGAAGGGCTGCTGGCTGGACGACTTCAACTGCTATGACAG ACAAGAGTGTGTGGCAACAGAGGAGAATCCTCAGGTCTTCTTCTGTTGCTGCGAGGGGAACTTCTGCAACGAGAGGTTCACCCACCTGCCCGATGTCAATGGACCAA tgATCAAGCCGCCTCCCCCCACACCCACCCTACTCAATGTGCTGGTCTACTCACTGCTGCCTATCACCATGCTCTCCATGGCTCTGCTGCTGGCCTTCTGGATGTACCGCCACCACAAGCCGCCCTATGGCCACGTGGACATCAACGAG GATCCTGGCCTAGttccccctccttccccccttGTGGGGCTTAAACCCCTGCAGTTGCTGGAGATCAAGGCAAGGGGGCGCTTCGGCTGTGTGTGGAAGGCCCAAATGATGAATGAATACGTGGCTGTCAAGGTCTTCCCCATTCAG GATAAGCAGTCGTGGATGAATGAGCGGGACGTGTTCCTCACGCCGGGGATGAAGCACGAGAACCTGCTGCGCTACATTGCGGCCGAGAAGCGCGGGACCAACCTGGAGATGGAGCTGTGGCTCATCTCTGAGTTCCACCAGAGG GGCTCCCTGACAGACTATCTGAAGGGGAACGCGATCAGCTGGACTGAGCTGTGTCACATCTCTGAGACCATGGCCTGcgggctggcctacctgcacgAGGACGTTCCTCGCTACAAAGGAGAGGGACCCAAACCGGCCATCGCTCACAG GGACTTTAAGAGTAAGAACGTGATGCTGCGGACGGACCTGACGGCCATCATCGGAGACTTTGGGCTGGCGGTGCGGTTCGAGCCGGGCAAGCCTCCAGGGGACACTCATGGCCAG GTGGGTACCAGGCGCTACATGGCGCCGGAGGTCCTGGAAGGGGCCATTAACTTTCAGCGGGATGCCTTCCTCAGGATAGACATGTACTCCATGGGCCTGGTGCTGTGGGAGCTGGTGTCGCGCTGCAAGGCGGCCGACG ACCCAGTGGATGAGTACATGCTGCCGTTTGAGGAGGAGATTGGCCAGCACCCGTCCCTGGAGGACTTACAGGATGTGGTGGTCCACAAAAAGATGAGACCGGTCTTCAAGGACTGCTGGCTCAAACACGCT GGCCTAGAGTCGATGTGTGAGACAATAGAGGAGTGCTGGGACCATGACGCCGAGGCGCGGCTTTCGGCCGGCTGCGTGGAGGAGCGCATCTCACAGATCCGCCGGCTGACCAGCCCCCCTACCTCAGACTGCTTGGTCTCCATGGTGACCTCTGTCACCAACGTGGACTTGCCACCCAAAGAGTCCAGTATCTGA